Proteins from a single region of Bdellovibrio bacteriovorus HD100:
- a CDS encoding DUF3943 domain-containing protein → MKALIAVLLTLLFAAQGFAAETTSTPPHTAGDYALNFGAVYVAQWSVYLLTQEKTIADHGSWDNFINYPGRPEFDKDSFDYNIFKHALAGQYYYLFYRYRGYSETEAFAWTFLSSLAFEFAVETYTEPPSIQDIYQTPVFGTLVGMGFERVSHRLRGQDSAWMRALGYALNPFTLLSNYPQELAAMPNVGTDSLGLNLSWRY, encoded by the coding sequence ATGAAAGCCCTCATTGCCGTCCTTTTAACCCTTCTCTTTGCCGCTCAAGGATTTGCGGCAGAAACAACATCAACCCCTCCACACACGGCCGGTGATTATGCGCTGAATTTTGGTGCCGTGTATGTGGCGCAGTGGAGCGTTTATTTGCTCACGCAGGAAAAAACCATCGCGGACCATGGCTCCTGGGACAACTTCATCAATTATCCAGGTCGTCCTGAATTCGACAAAGACAGCTTTGACTACAACATCTTCAAACACGCTCTGGCCGGGCAGTACTACTATCTTTTCTATCGCTATCGCGGTTACAGCGAAACCGAGGCCTTCGCCTGGACATTCCTTTCTTCGCTGGCTTTCGAGTTTGCGGTGGAAACCTACACTGAGCCTCCGAGCATCCAGGATATTTATCAGACACCGGTCTTTGGAACTCTTGTAGGGATGGGCTTTGAACGCGTAAGTCATCGTCTGCGCGGGCAGGATTCCGCGTGGATGCGCGCATTGGGTTATGCTCTGAATCCTTTCACCTTGTTGTCGAACTATCCGCAGGAATTGGCGGCGATGCCCAATGTGGGCACGGACTCTTTGGGACTGAATCTGTCCTGGAGGTACTGA
- a CDS encoding phosphatase PAP2 family protein: MKNLIVAFMLFFSSAAQAEEKTLSWLWHQELKPTITNSFDSGGQLILLIGAGATVTARHYDQTVYKNNLDPDKLIMDKDTADIGAYLGSGGPGIAIALAQLWLDPQNGLAHSKALALTAASHITMASLIGRERPSGRDYLSFPSGHASSSYATATSLAYAYGYKVGIPAFALATFVAASRVSENIHWTSDVVAGAALGIYWGRASALNTGKSDYNIVPTVGAGSVGLSFCREF, encoded by the coding sequence ATGAAAAACCTTATTGTCGCTTTCATGTTGTTTTTTTCTTCAGCCGCACAAGCGGAAGAAAAAACTTTATCCTGGTTGTGGCATCAGGAATTAAAACCCACCATCACTAATTCCTTCGACAGTGGGGGGCAGTTGATTTTGCTGATCGGGGCCGGTGCGACTGTGACGGCAAGGCACTATGATCAGACTGTTTATAAAAACAATCTCGATCCCGACAAACTGATCATGGATAAAGACACCGCGGATATAGGTGCCTATCTGGGCAGCGGCGGGCCGGGCATTGCCATTGCTTTGGCGCAGTTGTGGCTGGATCCCCAAAACGGGCTGGCGCACAGCAAAGCCCTGGCTCTCACCGCCGCCAGCCATATCACCATGGCCTCTCTGATAGGTCGTGAACGTCCCAGCGGGCGAGATTATCTGTCTTTCCCATCAGGCCACGCATCCTCGTCCTATGCCACGGCGACATCACTGGCGTACGCCTACGGCTATAAGGTCGGTATTCCGGCCTTTGCCTTGGCGACTTTCGTGGCGGCCTCCAGAGTCAGTGAAAACATCCATTGGACAAGTGATGTGGTGGCTGGCGCCGCCCTGGGCATTTATTGGGGCCGGGCGAGCGCCCTCAACACCGGCAAAAGCGACTATAATATAGTCCCGACAGTTGGGGCTGGGAGCGTGGGCCTCAGCTTCTGCCGCGAATTCTAA
- a CDS encoding S8 family serine peptidase: MRSLILSVISMSFLAGQVQAADPFADKQWGLNNQGVPQMIDLDPLHTYKIPARAQEDVRLPSPVKAKNKVIVAVLDTGIAKNHPDLKGVIRRNESECRALAKFEACVADSDRKTCEKKWMDLNNPEVDQDKNGYPLDCQGWSLLGGVNAAGIMGRPDFGDDQGHGTHVAGIIAAEVDNNIGVRGLSENVEILPVQVIGVQPSEPMKPLSIYDSPQETGRESVTRSLGDMVGRGVIYAMRSGAKVINFSMGWPQAKDSDFMRKVIAEAQARGVIIVAAAGNDSTRALLRPCAYPNVICVGAAGPDGAFSHFSNFGSGVDIVAPGVNILSTYPESKRPVRFRSTLGYEFLSGTSQASPYVAAAVAELMARGVPADEIYARLVLGARPLKSNLSLVSGGSHEQGQVLSPEREIYKKYSVAGNMDVEQSLKVSVQPLIVPADKEKVEINWDRKSKDLSFEISFVNKWQAVEIGKVKMNAQFIKPHVDAVRPWITAIKEAAPYPGVWQQNEVRKYVVMMSLVDSQDPSQSRIPSELDLTVDVRVGDAEARRYVFESEVVVSVTPEMASSDVKTFNITGMPRARVSFLPLDENLDNHPEQRDYLALSQQNNTWQLWLVADNGNGAYTAVGGTKIRPEGEADNLREQVLTRLDLNGDGQSEYVMGILEDKSELDEPEASPMTFYVFDKAMKLLETFKYAAELAPAPYQMYWQKIGGTKRPAWVGGGKDPSKKRGLKERWENPDNYEKPQTRFYFLNEKNELKALEEHQGYKIIDVIEPRREQMVAGRVPVLLAKNQGTEAKPSYLYNFAIAEVVEGRIENFMELDLFAHQTTYRNILDTRVDKVHALDYGKDEFAGSFWFGEGLNRQQRLSVFDNKNWELLDQQLGAERSQFDSALWVRAVFAGLQRKGAFVLTNSEIQYHDLVTTRVVSKSFERYTFFPDMLMTNLYFPLTLKNARDASTKIPALFTTESSELSRGVKMLVPVFARDGSAIELVSPARLRFKSSTGCRPMDTPVFDGVKGAHSFDYYCGDKLLRVNLTY, encoded by the coding sequence ATGAGATCCTTGATCCTTTCCGTTATCTCGATGAGCTTCCTGGCGGGCCAAGTGCAGGCCGCCGATCCATTTGCTGACAAGCAATGGGGTTTGAACAACCAGGGTGTGCCGCAAATGATCGACTTGGATCCGTTGCACACCTATAAAATTCCTGCGCGTGCGCAGGAAGACGTGCGTTTGCCTTCCCCGGTAAAAGCCAAAAACAAAGTCATTGTGGCAGTCCTCGATACTGGTATCGCCAAAAATCACCCGGATCTGAAGGGTGTGATCCGTCGCAATGAATCTGAGTGCCGGGCTTTGGCGAAATTTGAAGCCTGCGTGGCTGACAGCGACCGCAAGACCTGTGAAAAGAAATGGATGGATTTGAACAATCCGGAAGTGGATCAGGATAAAAACGGATACCCACTGGATTGTCAGGGCTGGAGCTTGCTGGGGGGCGTGAATGCCGCCGGCATCATGGGCCGTCCGGACTTTGGCGATGACCAGGGTCACGGGACTCACGTCGCCGGTATTATCGCGGCGGAAGTCGACAACAATATTGGTGTGCGGGGTTTGAGTGAAAACGTCGAGATCCTGCCGGTGCAGGTGATCGGTGTTCAACCTTCTGAGCCGATGAAGCCTTTGTCTATTTATGATTCCCCACAAGAGACCGGCCGTGAAAGTGTCACCCGCAGTCTGGGGGACATGGTTGGTCGTGGTGTGATCTATGCGATGCGCTCTGGCGCCAAGGTGATCAACTTCTCTATGGGGTGGCCTCAGGCGAAAGATTCTGATTTCATGCGCAAAGTGATCGCGGAAGCCCAAGCCCGCGGTGTGATCATCGTGGCTGCTGCCGGCAATGACTCGACTCGTGCGCTTCTTCGTCCGTGCGCTTATCCAAATGTGATTTGCGTGGGAGCGGCCGGCCCTGATGGCGCGTTCTCGCATTTTTCTAACTTTGGCAGCGGTGTGGATATCGTGGCTCCGGGTGTGAACATCTTAAGTACATACCCTGAAAGCAAACGTCCGGTGCGTTTCCGTTCGACTTTAGGTTATGAATTCCTTTCTGGAACATCCCAGGCCTCTCCGTATGTTGCGGCGGCTGTGGCCGAGCTGATGGCTCGCGGTGTTCCTGCTGATGAGATTTACGCAAGACTTGTACTGGGGGCCCGCCCTTTGAAATCAAATCTGTCTTTGGTTTCTGGCGGCTCTCATGAACAAGGACAAGTCCTGAGCCCGGAAAGGGAAATTTACAAAAAATATTCTGTGGCCGGTAACATGGACGTTGAACAGTCCCTGAAGGTTTCCGTGCAACCTTTGATTGTTCCTGCTGACAAAGAAAAAGTCGAAATCAACTGGGACCGCAAAAGCAAGGACCTGAGTTTCGAAATCTCTTTTGTGAACAAATGGCAGGCCGTTGAAATCGGCAAAGTGAAAATGAACGCTCAGTTCATCAAGCCTCATGTGGATGCGGTACGCCCGTGGATCACGGCGATCAAAGAAGCCGCTCCGTACCCAGGTGTATGGCAGCAGAATGAAGTGCGTAAGTACGTGGTGATGATGAGCCTGGTGGATTCCCAGGATCCGTCCCAGTCCCGCATTCCAAGTGAATTGGATCTGACCGTGGATGTGCGCGTCGGTGATGCTGAAGCCCGCCGTTATGTCTTTGAAAGTGAAGTCGTCGTCAGTGTGACGCCAGAAATGGCTTCTTCCGACGTCAAAACATTCAATATCACTGGCATGCCAAGAGCCCGCGTGTCCTTCCTGCCTTTGGATGAAAATCTGGACAACCACCCGGAACAGCGTGATTACCTGGCCCTGAGCCAGCAAAACAACACCTGGCAGCTGTGGCTGGTGGCTGATAACGGCAACGGCGCTTATACAGCTGTGGGTGGCACAAAAATCCGCCCTGAAGGTGAAGCCGACAATCTGCGTGAACAGGTTCTGACTCGTCTGGATCTGAATGGTGATGGTCAGAGCGAATACGTGATGGGCATCCTGGAAGACAAATCCGAATTGGATGAACCTGAAGCTTCGCCAATGACTTTCTATGTCTTTGATAAAGCCATGAAACTGCTCGAGACGTTTAAGTACGCGGCAGAGCTGGCTCCGGCACCTTATCAGATGTACTGGCAAAAAATCGGTGGCACCAAACGCCCGGCGTGGGTGGGGGGTGGTAAAGATCCATCCAAAAAACGTGGTTTGAAAGAGCGCTGGGAAAATCCGGACAACTATGAAAAGCCACAGACCCGTTTCTATTTCCTGAACGAAAAAAATGAATTGAAGGCCCTGGAAGAGCATCAGGGTTACAAGATCATCGACGTGATCGAACCGCGCCGTGAACAGATGGTGGCGGGACGTGTGCCGGTTTTGCTGGCAAAAAACCAGGGAACCGAAGCCAAGCCAAGTTATCTATATAATTTCGCCATCGCCGAGGTGGTGGAAGGCCGTATTGAAAACTTCATGGAGCTGGATCTGTTTGCCCATCAGACCACTTACCGCAACATTCTCGACACCCGTGTCGACAAGGTTCATGCCCTGGATTACGGCAAGGACGAGTTCGCGGGCAGCTTCTGGTTCGGTGAAGGTTTGAACCGTCAGCAGCGTTTGTCGGTCTTTGATAACAAGAACTGGGAGCTGTTAGACCAGCAGCTGGGGGCGGAGCGGTCCCAATTTGACTCCGCTTTGTGGGTGCGCGCCGTGTTTGCGGGGCTGCAGCGTAAGGGAGCCTTTGTTCTAACGAACTCCGAAATTCAGTATCACGACCTTGTGACGACCCGTGTAGTAAGCAAAAGTTTCGAGCGTTACACGTTCTTCCCGGACATGTTGATGACAAATTTGTACTTCCCGCTGACTTTAAAGAATGCGCGCGACGCATCAACGAAGATTCCAGCGCTATTTACCACGGAAAGTTCGGAACTCAGCCGTGGTGTCAAAATGTTGGTACCGGTTTTTGCAAGGGATGGATCTGCGATCGAACTGGTGTCACCAGCGCGCTTGAGATTCAAGTCTTCGACAGGCTGTCGTCCCATGGATACACCGGTCTTTGACGGAGTTAAAGGAGCCCACTCGTTCGATTACTACTGCGGCGATAAATTGCTGAGAGTTAATTTAACTTACTAA
- a CDS encoding DUF475 domain-containing protein — MKYFTGSFVFTFFGLIASYFVGHYYGGTVGAGLQALFIATILAILEISLSFDNAIVNAVVLKEMTPVWRHRFLTWGMLIAVFGMRLVFPLLIVTFMADVNPWEALVIAATKPDDYAKMMLDAHLQVAAFGGSFLLMVALKYFYDGSKDLHWIPFIEKPTRYIGSKVEAIEVCLSLIILILITNFLKQEEALPFLMAGMAGLITYVIVDGIGSWLEASDDQIKDVHKASAGMFLYLEVLDASFSFDGVVGAFAITHNLFIIMIGLSIGAFFVRSLTIMFVEKEALTKFAFLEHGAFYAIGLLAMIMLADPFLHIPEWFTGLSGGIIILTSFIWSLKKGSVEASH; from the coding sequence ATGAAATACTTTACAGGTTCCTTTGTTTTCACCTTCTTTGGTTTGATCGCCTCTTACTTTGTCGGCCATTACTATGGCGGCACAGTGGGAGCGGGTCTTCAGGCGTTGTTCATTGCTACGATCCTGGCGATTCTGGAAATTTCTTTGTCCTTTGATAATGCCATAGTCAACGCGGTTGTCTTGAAAGAGATGACTCCGGTCTGGCGTCATCGCTTCCTGACCTGGGGTATGTTGATCGCGGTCTTCGGGATGCGTTTGGTGTTCCCGCTGTTGATCGTGACCTTTATGGCTGACGTCAACCCTTGGGAAGCACTGGTGATTGCTGCGACCAAGCCGGATGATTATGCCAAGATGATGCTGGATGCTCACTTGCAAGTGGCAGCCTTCGGTGGAAGCTTCTTGTTGATGGTGGCTTTGAAGTACTTCTATGACGGCAGCAAGGATCTGCACTGGATCCCGTTCATTGAAAAACCAACTCGTTATATCGGCAGCAAAGTCGAAGCGATTGAAGTGTGCCTCAGCCTGATCATTCTGATCCTGATCACGAACTTCCTGAAGCAGGAAGAAGCGTTGCCGTTCCTGATGGCCGGTATGGCCGGTCTGATCACTTATGTGATTGTGGATGGCATCGGTTCCTGGTTGGAAGCATCTGACGATCAGATCAAAGACGTGCACAAAGCCAGCGCCGGCATGTTCCTTTATCTGGAAGTCCTGGATGCGTCCTTCAGTTTTGACGGTGTGGTTGGTGCATTTGCGATCACTCACAACCTGTTCATTATCATGATCGGTCTGAGTATCGGGGCGTTCTTCGTGCGTAGTTTGACGATCATGTTCGTGGAAAAAGAAGCGCTGACCAAGTTCGCGTTCCTAGAGCATGGCGCCTTCTATGCCATTGGTCTTCTGGCGATGATCATGCTGGCGGATCCGTTCCTGCATATCCCGGAATGGTTCACAGGCCTGAGCGGTGGTATCATCATCCTGACTTCGTTCATCTGGTCCCTGAAAAAGGGCAGTGTCGAAGCTTCACATTAA
- a CDS encoding rhomboid family intramembrane serine protease — translation MVSTAPHSFLVVRRTWLSRRPHFRASLIAAWSVFALIMMSVVYWRNWGGLGALLPASGEAVFKNHEYWRLWSALFAHADLGHLASNSLGIFVLGYFLSGYFSLWFFPVAALFIGGFTNYLTLLSYDPAVKLVGISGVVYWMGAAWLILYLLLDQQRTKTQRLLRAFGVALGVFFPASAFDPSVSYLAHWYGFLLGLASGAVYYFVNRKTFLKALIIEQVVEDSPSEDGLQESKNVPPEIL, via the coding sequence ATGGTATCTACAGCCCCACACAGTTTCCTGGTCGTTCGCAGAACGTGGCTTAGCCGTCGCCCTCACTTCCGCGCAAGTCTTATAGCCGCTTGGAGTGTCTTTGCCCTGATCATGATGTCCGTGGTCTATTGGCGCAATTGGGGCGGCCTGGGAGCCCTTTTACCGGCCTCGGGGGAAGCCGTCTTTAAGAACCATGAATACTGGCGTCTATGGTCGGCCCTGTTTGCCCATGCGGACCTGGGGCATCTGGCTTCGAATTCTTTGGGCATCTTCGTTCTGGGGTATTTCCTGAGCGGTTATTTCAGTCTGTGGTTCTTCCCGGTGGCGGCATTGTTCATCGGTGGTTTCACCAACTATCTGACGCTTTTAAGCTATGACCCGGCAGTAAAGCTGGTCGGCATCAGCGGCGTGGTTTATTGGATGGGGGCTGCGTGGTTGATTTTATATCTGTTATTGGATCAGCAGCGGACCAAGACGCAACGACTGCTGCGCGCGTTCGGTGTCGCCCTGGGGGTGTTCTTCCCCGCTTCGGCCTTTGACCCTTCAGTCAGTTATCTGGCGCACTGGTACGGATTCCTGCTGGGTCTGGCCAGCGGAGCTGTTTATTATTTCGTTAACCGGAAGACTTTCCTGAAAGCTCTTATTATTGAGCAGGTTGTTGAGGACTCCCCCTCCGAAGACGGCTTGCAAGAATCAAAGAATGTCCCCCCCGAGATTCTTTAG
- a CDS encoding FAD-binding oxidoreductase produces MSAARTIYHMRVEEIIDHTPTVRELVLKTETPNEFGFKAGQFVMLHVPQGEAKPALRAYSIASDDRTKNGFRLLFKFVENGLASTFVWQLKGGELLNFTGPFGKVFFQEPPTEQIVFLNTGTGLSQHLCYLLSKKDQYPNLRYRMLFGVRTEKDMYYQKEIEELQKALPDFKFEFVLSRPQDDWKGKKGYVQNFISEFDYKNIPTTFYLCGNGGMIKDVKHQLLEVDGFDKTRIWAEAFD; encoded by the coding sequence ATGTCTGCCGCTCGTACTATCTATCACATGAGAGTTGAAGAAATCATCGACCACACCCCGACCGTGCGTGAATTGGTCCTGAAGACGGAAACTCCGAATGAATTCGGCTTTAAAGCGGGCCAATTCGTCATGCTTCATGTGCCTCAGGGCGAAGCAAAACCCGCTTTGCGTGCTTATTCTATCGCCTCTGATGACCGCACCAAAAACGGATTCCGACTGCTATTTAAGTTCGTTGAAAATGGCTTGGCCTCGACCTTCGTTTGGCAACTGAAGGGCGGAGAGCTACTGAACTTCACCGGCCCGTTCGGAAAAGTCTTCTTCCAAGAGCCACCGACCGAGCAAATTGTCTTCCTGAACACCGGCACCGGCTTGTCCCAACACTTGTGCTATCTATTGTCCAAAAAGGATCAGTACCCGAATCTTCGTTACCGCATGCTGTTCGGCGTGCGCACCGAAAAGGACATGTACTATCAAAAAGAGATCGAAGAGCTGCAAAAAGCATTGCCTGACTTCAAGTTTGAATTTGTTCTAAGCCGTCCCCAAGACGACTGGAAAGGCAAAAAAGGCTACGTACAAAACTTCATCTCTGAATTTGATTATAAAAACATTCCGACGACGTTCTACCTTTGTGGTAACGGCGGCATGATCAAAGACGTTAAGCACCAGCTTCTGGAAGTGGATGGTTTTGACAAAACAAGAATCTGGGCCGAGGCGTTTGACTAA
- a CDS encoding phosphatase PAP2 family protein, with protein MWEQLDQQIFLFINRTTANPLFDVFFPWWTDFQKSPWFLFMVLPTILLWLFTKTRLKGVLVLVSAVVVASFADFLSGDLVKPVFERARPYRSDIADLVILRGPEQGGFSFPSSHTVDAFALVVFIGVFYPKARVPLLALASLTAYSRVYCGVHFPADVAAGALLGGLLGTALGLMAKQIPMKWQRGPS; from the coding sequence ATGTGGGAACAACTTGACCAGCAGATTTTCTTATTCATCAACCGCACCACGGCCAACCCGCTGTTTGATGTCTTTTTTCCGTGGTGGACAGATTTTCAGAAATCCCCGTGGTTTTTGTTCATGGTGCTCCCGACGATTTTGCTGTGGTTGTTTACGAAGACCCGACTGAAAGGTGTGCTGGTGCTTGTGTCTGCCGTGGTGGTCGCAAGCTTTGCTGACTTCTTGTCGGGTGATCTGGTCAAGCCCGTATTTGAACGGGCCCGGCCGTATCGCTCTGACATTGCTGATCTGGTGATTCTGCGCGGGCCAGAGCAGGGAGGATTTTCTTTCCCTTCCAGTCACACCGTGGATGCCTTTGCGTTGGTCGTATTCATTGGTGTGTTTTATCCCAAAGCACGAGTCCCATTGTTGGCACTGGCGTCTTTAACAGCTTATTCCCGCGTGTATTGCGGAGTGCACTTCCCAGCGGACGTCGCAGCTGGTGCGCTTCTTGGCGGCCTTCTGGGGACCGCACTGGGGCTAATGGCAAAACAGATCCCGATGAAATGGCAGAGGGGTCCATCATGA
- a CDS encoding DMT family transporter encodes MTKNRAAVELIFAGVLWGFGFVATVWALEAFSPVETLFFRFVIASVVGEILYLILKGPNFTSLREEIFRALPAGLLLGGMLLLQTIGLKYTTATKSGFLTSLYVILVPLFNAWLFKSPSSWKNYALTALALAGTFVLVNANLSGINTGDLWTLGCSVFAAFHIIYIGKISNKVGNAFRFNNFQSAWCLLALTPLLLTQERSDWNLLSYKPLLGILCLGLGSSIIAFYLQIRTQKVLSDSTASMLFLLESPFAALFGFLILSERLSWFQASGAVIIMIASVLQIAVDPGQKPQETTSPRV; translated from the coding sequence TTGACTAAAAATCGCGCGGCCGTTGAGCTGATCTTCGCCGGAGTCCTTTGGGGCTTCGGCTTTGTCGCCACCGTCTGGGCTCTGGAGGCTTTTTCTCCGGTAGAGACCCTGTTCTTCCGTTTCGTTATCGCCTCTGTCGTGGGCGAAATTCTGTACCTGATCCTCAAAGGCCCGAACTTCACCAGCCTGCGTGAAGAGATCTTCCGTGCCCTGCCCGCCGGGCTTTTGCTGGGCGGAATGCTGCTTTTGCAAACCATCGGCCTGAAATACACCACCGCCACCAAGAGCGGATTTTTGACCAGTCTTTATGTGATTTTGGTGCCACTGTTCAATGCGTGGTTGTTCAAGTCTCCAAGCAGCTGGAAAAACTATGCCCTGACGGCCCTGGCCCTGGCCGGGACATTCGTTCTGGTGAATGCCAACTTAAGCGGTATCAACACCGGGGACCTGTGGACCCTGGGCTGTTCGGTGTTTGCGGCCTTTCATATTATTTACATCGGAAAAATTTCGAACAAGGTCGGCAACGCTTTTCGTTTTAACAATTTTCAATCGGCGTGGTGCCTGCTGGCACTGACACCTTTGTTGCTGACTCAGGAGCGCTCGGACTGGAACCTGCTAAGTTATAAACCCCTGCTGGGAATTTTATGCCTGGGGCTGGGTTCCAGCATTATCGCTTTTTACCTGCAAATCCGCACGCAAAAAGTCCTATCAGATTCCACCGCCAGCATGCTGTTTTTGCTGGAATCACCATTTGCGGCACTGTTTGGTTTTTTGATTTTAAGCGAACGCCTAAGCTGGTTCCAGGCCTCCGGAGCCGTGATTATCATGATCGCCTCTGTCCTGCAGATCGCGGTCGACCCCGGACAGAAGCCGCAAGAAACCACTAGTCCACGCGTTTGA